The Veillonellales bacterium genome contains a region encoding:
- a CDS encoding LysR family transcriptional regulator, with translation MDSDDIKIFREVALHGSMTQAAETLGYAQSSVTARIRKLEAKLNVKLFYRDAKGVQLTPAGQIFLEQGLKITQLLEELYRRLSPNEVQGGLLRIGSMETTAAIHLPSLLKKYHSLYDKVELSLLTGTTESLINQVLKYHLDMAFVAAPVNHPEISEIEAFREEMVLVAERGQDTQSISEILKNRTILVFPSGCTYRSLLERYLLENQSLPLKRFEFGSLEAIVGGVSSGMGISLLPKSVVEDKIRAGTLTAYELPSHLRNSTTMLIQRKNAIQTSAIAKFIDLINVSG, from the coding sequence ATGGATTCAGACGACATAAAAATATTCCGCGAAGTAGCTTTACATGGCTCCATGACCCAAGCAGCGGAAACACTGGGATATGCACAATCTAGTGTTACGGCTCGTATCCGAAAGCTGGAAGCAAAACTGAACGTAAAATTATTTTATCGTGATGCAAAGGGCGTGCAGCTCACTCCCGCCGGTCAAATATTTTTAGAGCAAGGGCTAAAGATTACACAACTCCTGGAAGAGTTATACCGCCGCTTGAGTCCAAATGAAGTCCAAGGCGGTTTGCTGAGAATTGGCTCAATGGAAACTACCGCCGCGATTCATCTTCCTTCACTGCTCAAAAAATATCATTCCTTATATGACAAGGTCGAGCTATCACTTTTGACTGGAACTACCGAATCCTTAATCAATCAAGTTTTAAAGTACCATCTCGACATGGCATTTGTCGCGGCGCCTGTCAACCATCCCGAAATTAGCGAAATCGAAGCCTTCAGAGAAGAGATGGTTTTAGTTGCTGAAAGAGGGCAAGATACACAAAGCATTTCAGAGATCTTGAAAAATAGAACCATATTAGTTTTTCCTTCTGGCTGCACTTATCGCTCATTATTGGAACGGTATCTGTTGGAGAATCAATCGCTACCCTTGAAGCGATTTGAGTTTGGATCGCTGGAGGCTATTGTTGGCGGAGTATCGTCTGGTATGGGGATTTCTTTGCTACCCAAATCCGTAGTAGAAGACAAGATTCGAGCAGGTACTTTAACCGCCTATGAACTGCCTTCTCATCTACGAAATTCCACAACAATGCTGATACAAAGAAAAAATGCAATTCAAACTTCTGCCATAGCCAAGTTTATTGATTTAATCAATGTCAGCGGTTAG